A window of [Clostridium] innocuum genomic DNA:
GGAATGCGGAGCAGCTGCCTGTTGGTCTTCGGCGGGTCGTCATGCCGCTGATTCCGGTATCCAGCAGCGAGATTCGAAAGGGGCATAAGCTGTATCAGGTACCTGAAGCTGTCCGTGCATTTATGGGAGCACATGCGCTGTATCTGGAAAGCATGGTGAAGGAGCGGATGAATGAACACCGCTATCTTCACAGCCAATCGGTCGCACAGCTGTGTGTCGAACTCGCGCAGGCGCATGGTCTGGATACCAGAGCTGCCTATATTATGGGAATAGCACACGATGTATGCAAGCAGCTTCCGTATGAGAAAGCGAAGGCTTGGATGCGTGCACATATGCCGGACCACCTGGAGGAAGCAGCCGCGATATGGCATGGCTATATCGGAGCAGATTATGTGAATAAGGTTTTTCATATTCGTGACCGGCGTATTCTGCAGGCGATATATCATCATGTGAAGGGAAGAAACCGAACGGATTATGACCGCATTCTGTTTATCGCAGATAAGCTGGATCCCTCACGCGGCTATGATTCCGGTAAAGAAATCGAAATCAGCAGGAAAAGCCTGAAGAAGGGCTACCGTGTTGTGAAGCAGCAGCAGGAGGCTTATCTGAAAAAAGAAGGCACATTGAAATAAGGTAAGGAGCTACTATATGGATGAATTATTGAGTATTGTACAAAAGGCAGTTGATGAAAAGAAGGGGGAACGCCCACTGCTGTATGATTTTCGCGAGCTGAATCCCTTTATCGATCACGTTGTGATCTGCAGTGCGCCGAGTGTACGGCAGACACATGCGATTGCCGATAATATCAAGGACCGTGTTCGTGAAAACGGATACGAAATTCGTGCGATGGAAGGGAACAGTGAATCCCGCTGGGTGCTGGTTGATTTAAACAGTATCGTCGTTCATGTATTCATGAATGAGGAGCGTGACCATTTCCAGCTGGAGAAGCTGTATGCCGATCTGCCGCATGAGGATTTTTCATTATGATGTATGAGCTGCTGGCGCATGTCTATGATGCGCTGGTTAAGGATGATGAGGCGACAGCCTGCTGGGTGGAGCTTGTCAAGGCGCATATCCGGGGAACAGAGCTGCTGGAGCTGGCCTGCGGGAGCGGGGAAATTACCATCGCTCTTGCGCAGGAGGGCTACCACGTTGATGCGAGTGATCTTTCCGCTGCCATGATTGAGGAAGCAAAGAAGAAGCGCGGCAGTGAGCGGGTGTCATGGAGCGTTATGGATATGTGTGATTTGCATACGGATAAAAGCTATGACGGTATCCTTTGTCTGTGCGACAGCTTCAATTATCTGTTAAAGGACGAGCAGGTGCGTGCGTTGTTTCAGGGCGCCTATCAGCATCTGTGCGAGAACGGTGTTTTTCTTGTGGATATGCACTCCATGGATCGCCTGGAGGAATTTGCAGAGGAATACAATGAAGCGGGGCATGTTAAGGAGCTGGAATACCAGTGGACCATCACCAGCGAGGATGACCGGATTTATCAGAATTTCGCTTTTTATGATAGTGAAGGACGTGTGACACTGGAACAGCATGAGCAAAGAGTTTATGAGCCTGCCTGGATTCTAGCGGAATTAAAAAACGCCGGCTTTCAGGTGGAGGTCTATACGGATTTTACACAGGCGGGAATCTGTGAGGGAGAAAAGCAGTTTTATATCTGCAGGAAAGCGGGAGGTATACAATGATTGCAGTGATTGCAGCAATGGATAAGGAAGTGGATGCCATCGTATCCATTATGGAAAGTCATGAGCATCTGATGAAAAGCGGAATTGACTTTGATAAGGGAATACTGGCGGGCAAAGAGCTGCTTGTGATGAAAAGCGGTGTCGGTAAAGGAAATGCCGGTATGGCAACGACGATTCTGCTGGAGAATTTTTCGATCGATTGTATCGTCAACATCGGGACGGCCGGAGGTCTGCTGGTGCAGCAGAATATTCTGGATGCCGTTATCAGTACACAGGTCGTTCAGCACGATTACGATACGAGTCCTGTGGATGGAGCTGATGGAATCGGTCTGTATTTTGAAGCGGACCAGGATCTTGGT
This region includes:
- the nadD gene encoding nicotinate (nicotinamide) nucleotide adenylyltransferase codes for the protein MRIAVLGGAFDPIHNGHLQIAKQALKQLRVDEVWFMPSAATPLKQTQAASFSDRAAMVSLAIRPYRHMKLCTLEHQLEGVSYTIRTVKELKKRYPKHSFCWLIGDDQARQFDRWKDSEELKHQLPFYVFSREWNAEQLPVGLRRVVMPLIPVSSSEIRKGHKLYQVPEAVRAFMGAHALYLESMVKERMNEHRYLHSQSVAQLCVELAQAHGLDTRAAYIMGIAHDVCKQLPYEKAKAWMRAHMPDHLEEAAAIWHGYIGADYVNKVFHIRDRRILQAIYHHVKGRNRTDYDRILFIADKLDPSRGYDSGKEIEISRKSLKKGYRVVKQQQEAYLKKEGTLK
- the rsfS gene encoding ribosome silencing factor, producing the protein MDELLSIVQKAVDEKKGERPLLYDFRELNPFIDHVVICSAPSVRQTHAIADNIKDRVRENGYEIRAMEGNSESRWVLVDLNSIVVHVFMNEERDHFQLEKLYADLPHEDFSL
- a CDS encoding class I SAM-dependent methyltransferase — protein: MMYELLAHVYDALVKDDEATACWVELVKAHIRGTELLELACGSGEITIALAQEGYHVDASDLSAAMIEEAKKKRGSERVSWSVMDMCDLHTDKSYDGILCLCDSFNYLLKDEQVRALFQGAYQHLCENGVFLVDMHSMDRLEEFAEEYNEAGHVKELEYQWTITSEDDRIYQNFAFYDSEGRVTLEQHEQRVYEPAWILAELKNAGFQVEVYTDFTQAGICEGEKQFYICRKAGGIQ
- a CDS encoding 5'-methylthioadenosine/adenosylhomocysteine nucleosidase yields the protein MIAVIAAMDKEVDAIVSIMESHEHLMKSGIDFDKGILAGKELLVMKSGVGKGNAGMATTILLENFSIDCIVNIGTAGGLLVQQNILDAVISTQVVQHDYDTSPVDGADGIGLYFEADQDLGDMCEQALNKLGVVVHRGLVASGDQFVAREAQLQRLNELFPDAVCAEMEAGAIAQVCAHYHIPFVVLRSLSDVAHSKDSHMDFMTYVEHASSRSASFCRELMKCMA